One window from the genome of Engraulis encrasicolus isolate BLACKSEA-1 chromosome 16, IST_EnEncr_1.0, whole genome shotgun sequence encodes:
- the mc4r gene encoding melanocortin receptor 4, translating into MIGDLYTPDGSPWRGPPLAGGQQRRSLHAVITRQCRESVWISPACQELPAAQAERECVLYWLYAHLSPSPPPPPPLSGTGGATGCYEQLLVSTEVFLLLGILSLVENILVVAAVVKNRNLHSPMYFFLCSLAVADMLVSVSNATETVVMALLTGGGLRVRGSLVESMDNLFDSMICTSLLASIWSLLAVAVDRYITIFYALRYHAIMTRRRAACLVAGIWAFCTASGVLFIVYSESTAVLVVLILMFFAMLLLMASLYVHMFLLARLHLRRIAALPTAAATASHSGSRHATNMKGAVTLTILLGVFVVCWAPFFLHLILMISCPRNPYCVCFMSHFNIYLILIMCNSIIDPLIYAFRSQEMRKTFKEIFCCWTACFALYL; encoded by the exons ATGATTGGCGACCTAT ATACCCCAGACGGCAGTCCATGGAGAGGGCCTCCATTGGCTGGTGGGCAGCAGAGGAGGAGTCTGCATGCTGTGATTACCAGGCAGTGCAGAGAGAGCGTGTGGATCTCTCCTGCTTGCCAAGAGCTGCCTGCTGCACAGGCTGAGAGGGAGTGTGTCTTATATTGGCTGTACGcgcatctctctccgtctcctcctcctcctcctcctctttc TGGTACCGGCGGCGCCACGGGGTGCTACGAGCAGCTGCTGGTGTCCACCGAGGTCTTCCTGCTCCTGGGCATCCTCAGCCTGGTGGAGAACATTCTGGTGGTGGCGGCCGTGGTGAAGAACCGCAACCTGCACTCGCCCATGTACTTCTTCCTCTGCAGCCTGGCCGTGGCGGACATGCTCGTCAGCGTCTCCAACGCCACGGAGACCGTGGTCATGGCGCTGCTGACGGGCGGCGGCCTGAGGGTGCGCGGCAGCCTGGTGGAGAGCATGGACAACCTGTTTGACTCCATGATCTGCACCTCGCTGCTGGCCTCCATCTGGAGCCTGCTGGCCGTGGCCGTGGACCGCTACATCACCATCTTCTACGCGCTGCGCTACCACGCCATCATGACGCGCCGGCGCGCCGCCTGCCTGGTGGCCGGCATCTGGGCCTTCTGCACGGCGTCGGGCGTCCTCTTCATCGTGTACTCGGAGAGCACGGCGGTGCTGGTGGTCCTCATCCTCATGTTCTTCgccatgctgctgctgatggcctCGCTGTACGTCCACATGTTCCTGCTGGCCCGGCTGCACCTGAGGCGCATCGCCGCTCTgcccaccgccgccgccaccgccagcCACTCAGGCAGTCGCCAC GCCACTAACATGAAGGGAGCCGTCACCCTGACGATCCTGCTGGGGGTGTTTGTGGTGTGCTGGGCGCCCTTCTTCCTGCACCTCATCCTCATGATCTCCTGCCCGCGGAACCCCTACTGCGTCTGCTTCATGTCCCACTTCAACATCTACCTCATCCTCATCATGTGCAACTCCATCATCGACCCGCTCATCTACGCCTTCCGCAGCCAGGAGATGAGGAAGACCTTCAAGGAGATCTTCTGCTGCTGGACCGCATGCTTTGCTTTGTATTTGTAA